The proteins below are encoded in one region of Gemmatimonas aurantiaca:
- a CDS encoding TonB-dependent receptor plug domain-containing protein, protein MATMMPRALWTLLVLMTLPILSLQAQVSGEIRGRITDASTGRPVADARVELDGPGLAARTGVDGAYLLRSLEPRLYRVTVRALGFVSRTEEVGVQNARATSLDVTLEPMAPVLERMVVQATRDTVAPNATTFTRSTIEASGQRDLGDLLQITPGVVVTRSGGPGQPARVSIRGSSSNQVLILLDGVPLNSAISGAADLSAIPLENIERVTVLTGAQSARYGPRAMAGVIEIVTRRSQQERSILARVGALGEWGVAGTLGTTVQRGNGSRSASLGVDHRTVRGDFSYPLPALRGGGRADRLNADATTTQIVASSGVDIGNRQFTIRGSYGNTDRGMAGSIIQPSRSGRQDFSRLNGGATAQWSPGRWVVASTADVTRERGRYTDPSPPFGQAFADTVSATGLTVTSSATATWHPMTTAAGIEVRHLALTSNNLAANAPDGQTLAGAWFNARAERTLDNGARPTRLLADLALRVDHSSLLTGASLSPRFMLRTERGPAAVSVSYGAGFAPPTIADQFFHEGVQVRANPSLRPERTKHDLEARAGLRDVTTGPLHWTAEAAAFRSDVQGMILWFPDFRFIWSPNNYDVHRRGWEARSGLRIPAAHLEFQGTLDHTDVTYAGGVLTGQVVYRPQVTASLQSSLSLAASRLDVVTRHVGTRRTAPGSMLNALAPYRMTDMRLSTSARRGGWMFSPMLSVENLFNRDAAMLVDYPFPTRLWSISLRVRRASSPTP, encoded by the coding sequence GGCCGGGTCTCGCGGCCCGCACCGGTGTCGACGGCGCCTATCTCCTGCGCAGCCTGGAACCGCGGCTGTATCGCGTCACTGTCCGTGCGCTGGGGTTCGTATCCCGCACGGAAGAAGTGGGCGTGCAGAACGCGCGGGCCACATCACTCGATGTGACGCTCGAACCCATGGCTCCGGTGCTCGAGCGCATGGTGGTGCAGGCCACGCGCGATACCGTTGCTCCCAACGCGACCACTTTCACACGCTCGACCATCGAAGCGTCGGGCCAGCGCGATCTGGGCGATCTGCTGCAGATCACGCCCGGGGTGGTGGTCACCCGTTCCGGCGGCCCCGGACAGCCGGCGCGGGTGTCCATCCGCGGATCGTCGTCCAATCAGGTGCTCATCCTGCTGGATGGCGTGCCGCTCAACTCCGCCATCTCCGGTGCCGCCGATCTGTCGGCCATTCCGCTCGAGAACATCGAACGGGTCACGGTGCTCACCGGCGCCCAATCGGCGCGTTACGGCCCGCGCGCCATGGCCGGCGTGATCGAGATCGTCACCCGCCGGTCGCAACAGGAACGTTCGATCCTGGCGCGCGTGGGCGCACTCGGAGAGTGGGGCGTGGCCGGCACCCTCGGCACCACCGTGCAGCGCGGCAACGGTTCGCGCAGCGCTTCGCTGGGCGTCGATCACCGCACCGTGCGCGGTGACTTCTCCTATCCGCTGCCGGCACTGCGCGGCGGTGGCCGGGCCGATCGTCTCAACGCCGACGCCACCACCACCCAGATCGTCGCCAGCAGTGGCGTCGACATCGGCAATCGTCAGTTCACGATACGCGGCAGTTATGGCAACACCGATCGGGGGATGGCCGGCTCGATCATCCAACCGTCGCGCAGTGGCCGTCAGGATTTCTCCCGGTTGAATGGCGGCGCCACGGCGCAGTGGAGTCCCGGCCGCTGGGTCGTGGCGTCCACGGCCGACGTCACCCGCGAACGCGGCCGCTACACGGACCCCTCACCGCCATTCGGTCAGGCCTTTGCCGATACGGTGTCGGCCACCGGTCTCACCGTGACATCGTCGGCGACCGCGACGTGGCACCCGATGACCACCGCGGCCGGTATCGAAGTGCGTCATCTCGCACTCACGAGCAACAATCTCGCGGCCAATGCTCCCGATGGGCAAACGCTCGCCGGCGCCTGGTTCAATGCCCGCGCGGAACGCACGCTGGACAACGGCGCACGTCCCACCCGACTGCTCGCCGATCTCGCGCTGCGTGTGGACCACAGCTCGTTGCTCACGGGCGCATCGCTGTCTCCCCGCTTCATGCTGCGCACCGAACGGGGACCAGCAGCCGTGAGCGTGTCGTACGGCGCCGGCTTCGCGCCACCCACCATCGCCGATCAGTTCTTCCACGAAGGGGTGCAGGTGCGGGCCAATCCCTCGCTGCGCCCCGAACGTACGAAACACGATCTCGAAGCCCGGGCGGGTCTGCGTGACGTGACGACCGGACCACTGCACTGGACCGCCGAAGCCGCGGCGTTCCGCTCCGATGTCCAGGGCATGATCCTCTGGTTCCCCGACTTCCGGTTCATCTGGAGTCCGAACAACTACGACGTGCATCGCCGGGGATGGGAAGCGCGCAGCGGTCTGCGCATTCCGGCGGCGCATCTCGAGTTCCAGGGCACGCTCGACCACACCGATGTCACCTACGCGGGTGGTGTGCTCACCGGGCAGGTGGTCTATCGCCCGCAGGTCACCGCGTCGCTGCAATCGTCGCTGTCGCTCGCCGCGTCACGTCTCGATGTCGTCACCCGCCATGTCGGCACGCGCCGCACGGCACCGGGTTCGATGCTCAACGCCCTTGCCCCCTATCGGATGACCGACATGCGCCTGTCGACGTCGGCCCGCCGGGGCGGCTGGATGTTCTCGCCGATGCTGTCCGTCGAGAACCTGTTCAATCGCGATGCCGCGATGCTCGTGGACTACCCCTTCCCCACCCGCCTGTGGAGCATCTCGCTCCGCGTGCGGCGGGCTTCTTCTCCCACGCCCTGA